Below is a genomic region from Thunnus albacares chromosome 4, fThuAlb1.1, whole genome shotgun sequence.
TGATCTTTGCCTAAACAGGCATCAAGATTAGGTCATCATCACATTCAGTACATTCACCTCACAGGATGTTGTGGACACTTTGTGTTGCCATATTTTTGTAGTTTATGTAATAGAAGTACAggaacaaaacaataaaagacacaagATAATAcagcaaataataaaatacagtaagtcCTTATACAGGATTGCATATATTGAAATAGAAATACAGAAGGTAACCTCAACATACTTCTGACAATATGACTGTAAACACTGAACATGTAGACTATTAGCTCTCGGCATGTAACTCAGTCTTTGGTTATAGGTTAAttccagaggaaaaaaagagacattagCATACAGTGGATATGTGCCCCTTTGAGAGATATAACATAATGAAGATGCTACATTATAATACTATTAGACCATGCTCACAACGTCTGGACAAATCTCAGTGCTTAAATTCATGTAGAGACATTTAGTTAAGGTGTTTATTTATCAAAATTCTTTTGAAAAAGCACCATGAGAAGTGAAAGGTGATATTAattgttcttaaaaaaaaaaaaaaagaactgtgcATGGCTACATCTATCATCTGGGATTGGTGTGACTGTGTGACGTGTGTATGGACTGTAATGAGCAGCCTGAATTTAACAGCAATTTGTAAGCTAAAGCTaattctattattattagttattatttgATTACTACTACTAATTATTCTATATTAGCAGTGGTAATATTACTAGAAACTGTGCTCTTTGATCAAAGCCAGAGTGAATTTAAGATTGTGACATTATTTGTACGTGACTTTTGTTGTGACACCATATGATATTCAAATTGAAATATGAGAacctaaaatgaaatgaaaaatcaaGGTATTTTAGCAATGAAACTAATATTAGGACATCTGCTACTGAAACTGCTGAAAACTGCTACtcttatatttacatttcagctgTATCAGGCAGCCAGAGGGGCCTGCGTGTTGGCTGAACTCCAAACTGCTATTTCTGACCGTGTTTATGAGactgctggctggctggctggctggctggcatTTGTTGATTTGCTCAGGGTTGGGCACTAATGTCCAGAAGCATTCAGTAGATGGTACTCGCTCTCAGTTGTTTCCTCTGGGAGATGCTTCCTGGCTGCTATTAACTTCTCAATATGGCAGGATGCACATTTATGTCGCCAGTCTACTGGACATATAAATTTAACTGCATCATAACAATAGATTTATTATTGGAATTTGAACTCACTGTCATGAAAAATTTACTCTAAAGAGGAATTCATTCAATTGGCATTataatatatgttgttttttttttttacattataaacCAGAACATTTCAAGCTAGAGAACTGAGGCTGAATTCTGTACTCAAGAGACaaaacctgcagcagctgcaccGACTGTGGGCAGCTGGGTGACTTTGTTTACTTGTTGtggaatgtattttttttattattaaatgagTTTTAGCTTgttagtgtttatttttctgaacCAGAAACTGTGATATTGGAGTCAATTATTCTACGTTGAACCTCATCCATGTGGTTTCTTGCAGTATCGTTTGGAAAATTGTTAAATGATGGGTTAAATTACAGTCATATCTTAATCAATATTTCACATACATTTGTGCTAATAGTCAGTAGTTATGTTTATATTGATGTTAATAACTAGAATTCAGTTTCAGTAATACctacagtgtgtatgtgagcaaTATGAATAACTGCCACATCGTCTGGTTTATCtggaaactttttctttttcttgttatggagaaaaaaaactcatctaAATTAATATAAATTCTGATCAATATAAATTGAATTGCAGCAGAAGTAGCAACATTAtatcacaaaacaaactgtgttaatgattgtaattatgaaaaatccaaaatgactttaaaataaacctgcatacaacattaaattaaaaaaaagagtcaaagcagtatttaaaaacacttcaacaGAAGTTCAGTTACCGCCGCCCATTATCTCTTGAGCATTAAATCACACTCAAATCTCAAATaatataaattgataaaatTGCATAAGAGTAATCCTCAGGAGGAGTAGGATGTCCTGTAAAACAAATCAGGAATGTAAAAtatagcataaagactgaacaCTTTGCAGTAATAACTGAGCTCTGCATAAAAATTAGCTTCTCTTTCAAGCGGCCGCTTCAGTCTAACATCTTCATAACTCTTCATCTTTGTAGTGCATAGAAGAAAAAGTGCAGCATGGGATATTCAGAGGGAATAACATCAGAAATTGTTTCATGCTGTTTGCCGTCTCTGCTGAAAgatagtatttttttaaattttctaaaacattttttttttttgcattttcttttaggTCCAGTCAATAATTTGCAGTAAAAGTGACATTACAGTAATTATGGCATGAACTGCATTTTTGAAGGGCAATTTGCAATGTCCACTGAGaacaaaaagtaatttttttgtGTCTTACAAATGCCACTTTCTGTGTGGTTaagtaataaacaaacaaacaaacaaacaaacaaaaaattacaatttcaaTCCTATATgagataaatacatttaaatattgtaGGCAACTGTTTTAACCACATTTTGGGGCATTAACAGAATGTTTTGGGTGTATTTTTAAAACTGCTGTCATCAAGATATTGCACTGGTAATTTATTTCTTATAAATAGCACATGCAGCTACATCAGTGCCTCCAGCTGTGACAGCTGGCTAAAGCTTTTGGAAGATGCTAACTTTTGAATCTTGCACACATTCAAAGCATACAAAGTGAGCCATCACTACCTTACCCACGCAGGCTCCGCCACTGTCTTTTACACCACCATGGGGGTATCAGAGCACACAGAGCTGACAGACTCTGCGTCAgacctccttctctctctgttgtccTCCTGCCACTCCTCGTCCTCCTCACCTATTGGGTTCAGCCTGCCGTTCTGCTCCAGCTGGTCCTTGGCTTCTGGGAAGCCCACATGTCTGTAAGAGAAGTCCTTGCCTGCGCCATCCCCCCTTTCTTGCCCCATCTCCTCTTGTGCTTGAGAGATGCTTACAGTTGAAGAGTGAAGGCTGTCTGTGGGGTCGTTTTTCTCCAGACCTTGTCCTGGACAACAAGCGCAGCGGCAGGGTGTGAGATAGAGGTAGATAAGAACCATAACTATACTGACCAGACATGCTACGAGGGTGGTGTAGGCCGTCTTCAGGTTCTCCAGCCCGCCACTCATGGTGGAGTTAAACACCTCTACAGTGACATACAGGGTCTCATTGAAGGAGTTGCTGGTGGCGTAGCAGGTGTAGACCCCCGAGTCTTCTGCTTGCAGGGGCCCAATCTGGAGGTTGCCATCTTTGAGCATCACAGCAGTCTTGTTAGCCTGAGACACAGGGATGTTTCCTGGCAGCGCCCAGCTCTTCATAATATCCTTCTGTCTTGTGTCACAGTCCAGGACCAGGAATTGCTCCAGAAAGGCTTCTTTATCCATGATTCTGACCTCGCTGCAGTTCAAATAGATCTTGTTCAGATCCAGTGTGgccactttttctttcttgcctGGCAACACACAGGTGTGGTTGTCCCTGAAGTCAGTGACAGAGCTGAGGTCCTTCAGGTTCCAGCGTGCCAACATGCCGTACAGCTCACAGCTGCAGGGCAGAGGGTTTTTATGGAGGTACAGGCCATTTTTGATCCAGGCAGGCAGAGCTTGAAGCTCATTGAGGGGCAGAGTTTTGATTCGGTTGGAGGAGGCATCCAGCAGTCTAAGAGATTCAATCCGACTTCGCTCCTTCACCAGCTCCAAGGGAAAGCGTGAGATCTGGTTCTGGCTCAAGTAGAGCCTCTGCAGGTTGCTGAGGCCAGAGAAGGCGGAACGATCTATCTGGGAGATGCGGTTGTTATAAAGCAGCAGCACCTCCAGGTCCTCCAGTGGCTCAAAGATGTACTCGTCCAGCTGGCGGAGGCCGTTGGAGGACAGGTCCAGGTAACGAAGCTTTATCACATTAACAAATGcctcagaggagaggaaagtgaGGCCGTTGTGGCTGAGCAGCAGACTGTGTAGCCTGCTTAGTTTGACAGGGGTCCACTCAGCTCGTAGCCTGCTGATGGAGTTGAAGCTGAGATCCAGCACAGCTGTATATGGTTGAAGCTCTGTGGGAACGTTGGTTAGATTCATCCTGGAACAGCTGATGATGttgctggcacacacacaagtcTTGTGGCAGTCCAGGGAGCTTCCCAGTAACTGCCCGCTGACTCTCACTGTTGGCAGTAACAGAGCCAGAGGTAGAACTGTGATGAAGCTGCGTCTTCTGAACACTGCTTCAGTAGCACGGCGGGAAAGGCAGAGCGACCGCCCCATCTTGACTGCTTATAAACTGTAAGAGTCTGAATATGTTGATCTAGTCTTCACAGTGGAGATTCATGGAGCTGTAAGGACAAATTGTGcaacaaaatgaatcaattagCATTGTTTTACTGAAGATCAAAATTAAAACTGTGATGCAATTCCTTTAAATGCAGAATGTAATCACATTAATGCTTGCAGCACCTCATGCTCCAACGCACCCGGAGGTGCATTGCAGCAGCCAGGTCCCTGTCAAAAAGTTCTGGCTGCTCAGCaaaaaatgtcaccacaacGCCATCAGTGAATTTTAGGGATTAAAATCAGCATCAATTTAattataagataaatataataattaaacgAGTATTAACatgctgttgtttgtttcctCCTCCCATCCCATTATCAAATCTCCTCACCCAGTCAGAAACATTGTCCCATCAGGCAGAAGTGTCTCGTCCGTCGGTGCTTTATACCTTTTAGCGGTTTCTTAAGACgcggagaggagaaaaaagggggaagTCTTCAGCAGTCCAGCCTCGGAGGTGATCCGCTACAGGACAGCaccatcctcttcatcacagcagcagcagcagcggcggcgaTCAGCGGTCCCTCCTGTCCATCACCGGGACGAACAGGCgaacatactgtacaacacAAAATGCCCGGAAAAGCCTCTCTGCGGTCTTCACTGATGAGAAAACGCAAGAATGTGATAGTTGATCTGAGGGGCGCAAACAGCAGAGCAGGAGGTGTGtcacatttcctctctctctctctctctctctctctctctctctgtctctctctctctttctctctctctctctcatttacaTCACCTCTCAAAAAAAAGATACATGACTACAATATTATaaacaataaagaataaaaatagaagtgtgcaaataagcaaaaaaaaaaaaaaaaaattactttgcACTGTATGGATCCAATATTATTAGTAGGATGTTCTCATACTGAGCTGGTCAAGTACAATGTTATTTAGCTGGCCACCATAGCAACATGAAATTATGTGTCTGAAATCAGctgctgtatttaaatgttttgacatATTTATTAAACATGTTGGATTTTGATTGCTATGTACATCTGAGCAATGAGTTGTCTTTGAGATGACGAGGAGGAGGTTTCCTGAAGGTTGCTTGTGCCTTTTGTCCTTTCATTCcctcattagattattaatttgGTCTTTATCATGATGCAGTTTTCCCTGAAACAAAGGAGGGAGGTCCTTTGGGATGGTTTAATTTTTCTTCCCTTTAAGGCGGCATTGTCTTGCTCATTCAGTGCAACCGTGTCTTTAATGATGCAGCCCTTCCTTCTGGTTCATCTTATTACTCTGGTGAAGGACAGGGCAAAtgctcattgtgtgtgtgtgtgtgtgtgtgtgtgtgtgtgtgtgtgtgtgtgtatgagctgcagcagtctTTAGCACAGGATGTGATGTGcatgcagcagtgtgtgtgagggatcAATATGGAGAGTTCAGAGCAGCATGCGTGGTTAACATAACCAGCCGAGCTTTGTCCTGTGAACTGTTATATTACATCAGTTAGATATAAACATGAAGCACAGTACCTTGTTGCGTTCATTTTAGTTTCTGTGTAATAGAGACTCTTTGTAGGTTATTCTATCTTGGCTTGACCAGCCTGTCTTTGTGGAGTCCGATGAGTTTGACAGCTTTTGCTTTTTTAGCTTTGGAATCACAACTATATTAATCTGCTAATAAGCTGCTAGTAAGCCCCTTTTTAACCACTCGTACCTcccactgtgtttgtgtgtgtgtgtgtgtgtgtgtgtgtgtgtgatgtgttcagTTTCTCTTGGCTGAAATACTACATGCCCCAAGTTTCCTGTGTAGTTATTTGGTAAAAATGTGCAACATGTAAGCACAAAACCGCTAAAATGAGGATAtcaaaactagattttgacacagggaCAAGCAGGACCTACTGTACATGAGGGCCCTTATCACATCAGTGGATACTTCGCCTTAGTGGTGCTTATCAGCAAATaaattttcaattaaattaGTCTAAAACCAGGTGACACAAAGTCAGTCTAGAGCTTTCAAAGCCATTGAGTCCTGTCCCAAGCCGCTTTGCTTGGTTCGTATTCCAACCTCGTTATGGATGCATTGTGACACACATCAGCAGCCTTGAGATGTAGTTGtaaatgcacatacacagtatGAAACTACACTGGCCTTTGACATGTACTACACTCATTGTATGGTGAGCTGTGACAGCTGGGATATCTGACAAGCAGTAAGGACTACCAACACAGTTTACTTGGTATGATGTTCATGCTTACATCTGGCATCGGGGAGATATGTAGATATAGAAAATGATCAGGCTGGATGTAAACAACAAGGGAACTGGTAATGTTCAGGGAACACTGTACAACTGCAACAGCAAGGAAACAGAGAATCTGACAAACTGGTACTGAAAACTGGCCTTAATACAGAGGAATGAggaacaggtgagcagacaggtGATCTTACTCACTGAGAATATCTTTATAGCAATGTAACAGGGTGGAAAATGGCAGAGTACACATGCTGGGTCTATGATGGGAGTCCAAAGCAAAAGAGGGGGCAGAGGGTGACGATGCAGACGTCACCATGACAGATGAAGCTCAAGTACAGCAGTAAATTAAATCCCTTGTCATCAATCTTCTGGCCACAAAGTCATGTCACACAAAAACCCTCACATAAAAAGTGATGTGAAGATGAAATGGTGCACAGGTCTGGTTGCTATGGTGCCAAGGTTAGTAGGTGAGGGTGGTGGAGTGATGTAAATGAAAGCAAACAGTGAGAGCTCCGTTTGCAGGATAAAACGATTGTCATGTGGAGACATTTGGAAAGAAGAGtgaacaaaacaataataaaatgattcacaaacaaaaaaattaaaaaaaaaatgtgtccgTATGCGAGCACATATGGCTCATTGAGATTTATCCAACCGTGTATTAGAAACAGTGCCAAATAGCAGGGAGGTAAACACAGAAGTGACGCCAAGTGGGAGCAAAGGGTTGACTAGATTAAAAGGTTGAAACTGTGACAATAAATCAGGGCCAAGATTTCAATGGATCGAGTCACACAGTGAGGTCTCACTTCCCAGACAGTGTTACATTGTGCAGATATGCATCCAGCTGTCCACAGAAATCCtaaatgtattgaaatgtaaaccatttttgttttaagtggcagaaacatttttgtttatgcaaaggaaataaaagataTGTAATTTCATCTGTGGATTTGAACCTGCTGTAAATGTTTCGTACAGGTGATCTCTGTAATTTGAGGAattgtttgtctcattttcctcttcttttaaaCAAATGGACCCAACGACTGCATTAAACAGAAGGATTTTTCCATTATCAAAGCCTTTCTGTGATCACACTGTCAGCTCACATTACAAGTGAATAGTAATTGTGTGAAGAGTTTTAATTGTTTCCTTCCTTATACCAGGAGACGACttaaagtgaaacaaaacatctgcagtATTGCAGAAGAATGTGACTGTATTTGTTAAAGAGTGTTTTAACAAACATGAAAGACAATACCTTCACTTCAACTAAAAAATATAGGTCTCAAGAATCATGTTTATTAAAATACAGGGTTGCTATCATGTAAACTTTTTCAATGTCTTTACTAAATTATTCATGATTGGAACAATAAATGATACATAAagatttaacaaataaaaagtaaatgcTAGAGAGTAAATGTAAACCTCCTCCTGACACTTCCAGAAAATAACTCACTACATGCATGTGTCAAAACAAAGAGACAACACACAGAGAGGATAACATGGTGTATATGAATGAGCTCATCTATAGTGCTGTAACTTGAGGCCAATTATctgatattatcattattaatctTTTCGCTGGATGTCTGTAGGGATCCATGCTTACATCAGTATAACTGTACATTGTGGAACAGAGTGGAATTATACGACGGAGAgagcacattttcattttgacattttttaatatccGATCTACACACTGCTATAGTCTGTGTTTGCATTATAGATACCTATTAAACAGCAAATGTTAGCTTGAAACATTGTACTTTtgtgaagaaaaatattttctagAGTGTTGGGAATCCTTGGGAGgcagaaatcagaaaaaaaaaattggattcATGGGCACCTGGACAAGAAAGGCGTGTGTACTGTTACCATGTGTTGTCCTACTTTCTCGGTCAGAATCCTCTTATACTGAAGTTGCActaacatgtgttaagcatggTACATTGTGTTactaattaaaatgtttgtaacaTTCA
It encodes:
- the LOC122980177 gene encoding amphoterin-induced protein 1-like; its protein translation is MGRSLCLSRRATEAVFRRRSFITVLPLALLLPTVRVSGQLLGSSLDCHKTCVCASNIISCSRMNLTNVPTELQPYTAVLDLSFNSISRLRAEWTPVKLSRLHSLLLSHNGLTFLSSEAFVNVIKLRYLDLSSNGLRQLDEYIFEPLEDLEVLLLYNNRISQIDRSAFSGLSNLQRLYLSQNQISRFPLELVKERSRIESLRLLDASSNRIKTLPLNELQALPAWIKNGLYLHKNPLPCSCELYGMLARWNLKDLSSVTDFRDNHTCVLPGKKEKVATLDLNKIYLNCSEVRIMDKEAFLEQFLVLDCDTRQKDIMKSWALPGNIPVSQANKTAVMLKDGNLQIGPLQAEDSGVYTCYATSNSFNETLYVTVEVFNSTMSGGLENLKTAYTTLVACLVSIVMVLIYLYLTPCRCACCPGQGLEKNDPTDSLHSSTVSISQAQEEMGQERGDGAGKDFSYRHVGFPEAKDQLEQNGRLNPIGEEDEEWQEDNRERRRSDAESVSSVCSDTPMVV